Proteins encoded together in one Mastacembelus armatus chromosome 15, fMasArm1.2, whole genome shotgun sequence window:
- the washc2c gene encoding WASH complex subunit 2 isoform X2, which produces MSGLPEGMANGPGKSEHFGKDAQIWERPWSLEEMRQSSASWSLAADSGLLLFLQDFSQRMLSKTHEIEKQLDSLIRDTKATDSCLHSVFNDFLMLSNTQFIENRVYDDDVEETLPKADGSEKQPEQEKTREQKEAELIPKMQEAVNYGLRVLESAFEHLDIKAGNSDSEDEEVTDRVEAILEPKDLYVDRPLPYLIGSQAFMEQDDVGLGDLSSDEMSVDSDRDSVIESEDGKEEVHSEDEFNQEEEASHNNIKKKSSMLSYEDDEEEQDEDSDIFGESDKDDEDDDSKNTGSSSFVNELAARIKAEPVSKPEGDSASLTSKKKSKGRKAPKPAKPQASEEDSDDMFKPPKMDDDDFSPFGGTSGLFSGGKGLFDDDDEGDLFSDAPKPPMPAEKKTQNESTKSAAQTSEKPGKKIPAGAVSIFPDNSLFTSGNDSDSVESKENEAPAPSTSAAFKQVPRGAGVGGGGGLFDDDEDDDFFTDKGLKKSDSAGTEKAKPKKAIDLFEEEDEDGDIFGEKYSVPTQSKKKEVEEQGKPPDNKMPVGAISMFGSGTKNLLSEGLKKHQLPTGEESEKSEENGRAPDVGKAPVKQTQKPQTRGLFSDDEDSQVFPTIPKSQSKPEPTNQSKTSKAPLSLFDDEEEEDLFASAAKSKPKPNQAKASTPQPSKAVSSSLFSDDEDQWMTTATKAETKTGGMKTSVSAPSSLPSAKTAQKSSLFNDDNDADDDDDDDDDDDDLFGPTTETSQKKPQRVALLFEDEGDDDDDKGSLFGIKSAVKTNSLAPPAKTPAVPSQLKKSEEAAVSMTVADNKPLVQTKPSANTAEPLPTSPLPENSESRKKPAGAVSLFGGINVLASKQTKSPLDEDNNDDNFLSKDTPPPNVKKMEKKEEKVKTNTVSLFDDKEEDESDWTESVPTPSKSTARDTQKSTEERTRAKSTGVFQDEELLFSQTQQKDNDPDVDLFATSGNAASSKLSSVKPAAQSLFADDDEDDLFTSVKPKAPPPKVAEKPSKPTDRAPLASPEPVSETQANLMINPAALLPGAVPSMSGAISAPPGMAPSSSSGVSSSSLSPSPATSPLGAQTDSERGVSFDTPFQVTTLQSANKSRAKGSAHRRPQSRSARQHAAQRSVEGKEETVDGDVSGLNPGLSGLVLPPPEKSSQMFSSQSLLNSAAPTASPLKTPSQPSLSEVSPRPSVMTLPVSTDAEKKDSSKDILRTKMLPSSDEDDLFGSDGLFGATSVTNTSSTKQTTKTTQPQASSGVGLKKDKDKSTLSIFDDNTDDLFQKVKPRSTKKAKASPFLEGDDDDDEDIFGVSNNSTPSSTSSKEIRNSSSFSKQDIFQDEVATVPKVHKKHKEKTIDASLFDDDIDIFADLTDTLKSKQKSKTKGETKSIFDDDMDDIFSSSTVKPVAKATHKSKKTPLSQETSTAADLSNIFDDPLNALGGN; this is translated from the exons CTCCCAGAGAATGCTGTCAAAGACCCATGAGATTGAAAAACAGTTGGACAGTCTGATCCGTGACACCAAGGCCACAGACAGCTGCCTGCACTCTGTCTTTAATGACTTTCTCATGCTCTCCAATACACAGTTTATAGAAAAT AGAGTGTATGATGATGACGTAGAAGAAACTCTACCCAAGGCTGATGGTTCGGAGAAGCAGCCAGAGcag GAGAAGACACGAGAGCAGAAGGAGGCTGAATTGATCCCCAAGATGCAGGAAGCTGTGAATTACGGTCTGAGAGTTCTGGAGTCGGCTTTTGAGCATCTGGACATCAAAGCAGGAAACTCTGACTCGGAGGATGAGGAGGTCACTGACAGAGTGGAAGCCATCTTGGAGCCCAAA GATCTTTATGTGGACAGGCCACTTCCATATCTAATTGGGTCCCAGGCCTTCATGGAACAAGATGATGTTGGACTTGGTGACCTCTCAAGTGATG AAATGTCAgttgacagtgacagagacagcGTGATTGAGAGCGAAGATGGCAAAGAAGAAGTT CATTCAGAAGATGAATTCaatcaggaggaggaggcaagTCACAATAATATTAAGAAG AAGTCATCCATGCTGAGTtatgaggatgatgaagaggagcaAGATGAGGATTCTGACATATTTGGAGAATCAGATAAGGACGATGAGGATGATGACTCAAAG AACACAGGTTCATCATCCTTTGTCAATGAGCTGGCAGCCCGAATCAAAGCTGAACCAGTGAGCAAACCAGAGGGGGATAGTGCAT CATTGACATCTAAGAAGAAAAGTAAAGGCAGGAAAGCACCAAAGCCTGCAAAGCCACAGG CATCTGAAGAAGacagcgatgacatgtttaagCCTCCAAAGATGGATGACGATGACTTTTCCCCATTTGGAGGGACAAGTGGCCTCTTCAGTGGAGGGAAAGGCCTGTTTGACGATGACGATGAG GGTGATCTTTTCTCTGATGCACCAAAACCTCCCATGCCTGCcgagaaaaaaacacagaatgaaagCACAAAAAGTGCAGCTCAAACTTCTG AAAAACCAGGAAAGAAGATTCCAGCAGGTGCTGTTTCAATATTCCCAG ATAACAGCCTGTTCACTTCAGGGAATGACTCTGATTCAGTGGAGAGCAAGGAGAATGAAGCTCCAGCTCCCAGCACCAGTGCTGCCTTCAAACAGGTTCCTAGAGGAGCTGGTGTTGGTGGAGGAGGGGGTCtgtttgatgatgatgaggatgatgactTCTTTACTGATAAAGGGTTGAAAAAGTCTGATTCTG ctggaACAGAGAAAGCCAAACCCAAGAAGGCTATTGATCTTtttgaggaagaggatgaggatggtGATATATTTGGTGAAAAGTACAGCGTGCCAACTCAGAGCAAGAAGAAGGAAGTGGAAGAGCAAGGCAAACCACCTGACAACAAG ATGCCGGTGGGGGCCATTTCGATGTTTGGTTCAGGGACTAAAAACTTGCTGAGTGAaggcctgaaaaaacatcagctgcCTACTGGCGAGGAGTCTGAGAAATCTGAGGAG AATGGACGTGCTCCAGATGTTGGAAAAGCTCCCGTCAAGCAGACTCAGAAACCCCAGACCAGAGGCCTCTTCTCTGATGATGAAGATTCACAA GTATTTCCAACCATACCTAAGAGCCAGTCTAAACCTGAACCTACAAACCAGAGCAAAACCAGCAAAGCCCCTTTGTCATTATTtgatgatgaggaagaagag GATTTGTTTGCATCTGCAGCTAAATCTAAACCAAAACCTAATCAAGCTAAAGCCTCCACACCACAACCCAGTAAAGCTGTGTCCAGCTCCCTTTTCAGCGATGATGAG GACCAGTGGATGACAACTGCAACAAAGGCAGAGACCAAGACAGGAGGGATGAAGACTAGTGTCAGTGCCCCTTCCAGTCTTCCCAGtgccaaaacagcacaaaagagCAGCCTCtttaatgatgataatgatgctgatgatgatgatgatgatgatgatgatgatgatgacctGTTTGGTCCAACAACAGAGACAAG CCAGAAGAAGCCTCAGAGAGTTGCTCTCCTGTTTGAAGATgagggtgatgatgatgatgataaaggaTCTCTCTTTGGGAtcaaatctgctgtcaaaacaaaTAGTCTAGCCCCACCTGCTAAA ACACCTGCTGTGCCCTCTCAGTTAAAAAAATCAGAGGAGGCTGCAGTTTCTATGACAGTGGCAGATAATAAGCCTTTGGTGCAGACGAAGCCATCGGCAAACACCGCTGAGCCGCTCCCAACATCCCCTTTGCCAGAGAACAGCGAAAGTAGAAAGAAGCCTGCTGGAGCCGTCAGCCTCTTTGGAGGCATAAATGTCCTTGCCAGCAAGCAGACAAAGAGCCCGCTGGATGAAGACAACAATGACGACAACTTCCTCTCTAAGGACACCCCACCACCAAATGTCAAGAAGATggagaagaaggaagaaaaagtcaaaacaaacactgttagCCTGTTTGATGATAAGGAGGAAGATGAATCAGATTGGACTGAATCAGTACCCACACCCAGTAAATCCACTGCCAGAGACACACAGAAG tCCACAGAGGAGCGAACGCGGGCAAAGAGCACAGGTGTGTTCCAGGATGAGGAGCTGCTGTTCAGTCAGACTCAGCAGAAGGACAATGACCCAGATGTTGATCTCTTTGCCACCTCAGGGAATGCTGCG AGCTCCAAGCTCAGCTCAGTGAAGCCAGCAGCACAGAGTctgtttgcagatgatgatgaagatgaccTCTTCACCTCAGTCAAGCCAAAAGCCCCCCCTCCG AAAGTAGCAGAGAAGCCTAGTAAACCTACTGACAGAGCACCGCTTGCAAGTCCAGAACCTGTATCAGAGACTCAG GCAAACCTGATGATCAACCCAGCTGCGTTGCTCCCTGGCGCTGTCCCCAGTATGTCAGGGGCCATAAGTGCACCCCCTGGCATGGCCCCTAGTTCTTCCTCAGGGGTGTCCAGCTCCAGCTTGAGCCCCAGTCCTGCCACAAGTCCTTTAGGAGcccagacagacagtgagagggGTGTGAGCTTTGACACCCCATTCCAGGTTACAACACTGCAGAGCGCAAACAAG AGTCGTGCCAAAGGTTCTGCACATCGGAGACCCCAGTCCAGATCTGCAAGACAGCATGCTGCCCAAAGATCTGTAGAGGGCAAGGAAGAGACCGTGGATGGGGATGTTTCTGGGCTGAACCCCggtctgtctggtttagttTTACCTCCACCTGAGAAGTCCAGCCAGATGTTTTCCAGTCAGTCACTGCTTAACTCAGCTGCACCCACAGCCTCGCCTCTAAAGACCCCTTCTCAACCTTCACTTTCTGAAGTCTCCCCGAGACCCTCTGTCATGACACTGCCAGTTTCTACAGATGCTGAAAAGAAAGACTCTAGTAAGGACATCCTGAGAACCAAGATGCTGCCATCTTCTGATGAGGATGACCTTTTCGGATCTGACGGTCTGTTTGGGGCCACCTCAGTCACTAACACATCCTCCACCAAACAGACTACCAAGACCACACAACCTCAGGCCAGTAGCGGGGTGGGactgaagaaagacaaagacaaaagcacACTATCCATTTTTGATGATAACACTGATGACCTTTTCCAAAAGGTCAAGCCAAGGTCAACTAAGAAAGCAAAGGCCTCACCCTTTTTGGAAGgggatgatgatgacgatgaggACATCTTTGGAGTGAGCAACAACTCTACTCCCTCTTCCACAAGTAGTAAAGAAATCAGGAACAGCAGTAGTTTTTCAAAGCAGGACATCTTCCAG GATGAAGTAGCCACTGTGCCTAAAGTTCACAAGAAGCACAAAGAGAAGACCATTGATGCCAGCTTGTTCGATGATGACATAGACATTTTTGCTGACCTGACAGAcactttaaaatcaaaacagaagTCCAAGACAAAAGGAGAGACCAAGTCAATATTTGATGATGACATGG ATGACATTTTCTCATCAAGCACAGTGAAACCGGTGGCCAAGGCTACCCataaatcaaagaaaacacCGTTGTCCCAGGAGACCAGTACTGCAGCAGATTTAAGCAACATATTTGATGATCCACTGAATGCTCTTGGTGGGAACTGA
- the washc2c gene encoding WASH complex subunit 2 isoform X3, giving the protein MSGLPEGMANGPGKSEHFGKDAQIWERPWSLEEMRQSSASWSLAADSGLLLFLQDFSQRMLSKTHEIEKQLDSLIRDTKATDSCLHSVFNDFLMLSNTQFIENRVYDDDVEETLPKADGSEKQPEQEKTREQKEAELIPKMQEAVNYGLRVLESAFEHLDIKAGNSDSEDEEVTDRVEAILEPKDLYVDRPLPYLIGSQAFMEQDDVGLGDLSSDEMSVDSDRDSVIESEDGKEEVHSEDEFNQEEEASHNNIKKKSSMLSYEDDEEEQDEDSDIFGESDKDDEDDDSKNTGSSSFVNELAARIKAEPVSKPEGDSASLTSKKKSKGRKAPKPAKPQASEEDSDDMFKPPKMDDDDFSPFGGTSGLFSGGKGLFDDDDEGDLFSDAPKPPMPAEKKTQNESTKSAAQTSEKPGKKIPAGAVSIFPDNSLFTSGNDSDSVESKENEAPAPSTSAAFKQVPRGAGVGGGGGLFDDDEDDDFFTDKGLKKSDSAGTEKAKPKKAIDLFEEEDEDGDIFGEKYSVPTQSKKKEVEEQGKPPDNKNGRAPDVGKAPVKQTQKPQTRGLFSDDEDSQVFPTIPKSQSKPEPTNQSKTSKAPLSLFDDEEEEDLFASAAKSKPKPNQAKASTPQPSKAVSSSLFSDDEDQWMTTATKAETKTGGMKTSVSAPSSLPSAKTAQKSSLFNDDNDADDDDDDDDDDDDLFGPTTETSQKKPQRVALLFEDEGDDDDDKGSLFGIKSAVKTNSLAPPAKTPAVPSQLKKSEEAAVSMTVADNKPLVQTKPSANTAEPLPTSPLPENSESRKKPAGAVSLFGGINVLASKQTKSPLDEDNNDDNFLSKDTPPPNVKKMEKKEEKVKTNTVSLFDDKEEDESDWTESVPTPSKSTARDTQKSTEERTRAKSTGVFQDEELLFSQTQQKDNDPDVDLFATSGNAASSKLSSVKPAAQSLFADDDEDDLFTSVKPKAPPPKVAEKPSKPTDRAPLASPEPVSETQKPATSPVKPKDSSSRIGKLQANLMINPAALLPGAVPSMSGAISAPPGMAPSSSSGVSSSSLSPSPATSPLGAQTDSERGVSFDTPFQVTTLQSANKSRAKGSAHRRPQSRSARQHAAQRSVEGKEETVDGDVSGLNPGLSGLVLPPPEKSSQMFSSQSLLNSAAPTASPLKTPSQPSLSEVSPRPSVMTLPVSTDAEKKDSSKDILRTKMLPSSDEDDLFGSDGLFGATSVTNTSSTKQTTKTTQPQASSGVGLKKDKDKSTLSIFDDNTDDLFQKVKPRSTKKAKASPFLEGDDDDDEDIFGVSNNSTPSSTSSKEIRNSSSFSKQDIFQDEVATVPKVHKKHKEKTIDASLFDDDIDIFADLTDTLKSKQKSKTKGETKSIFDDDMDDIFSSSTVKPVAKATHKSKKTPLSQETSTAADLSNIFDDPLNALGGN; this is encoded by the exons CTCCCAGAGAATGCTGTCAAAGACCCATGAGATTGAAAAACAGTTGGACAGTCTGATCCGTGACACCAAGGCCACAGACAGCTGCCTGCACTCTGTCTTTAATGACTTTCTCATGCTCTCCAATACACAGTTTATAGAAAAT AGAGTGTATGATGATGACGTAGAAGAAACTCTACCCAAGGCTGATGGTTCGGAGAAGCAGCCAGAGcag GAGAAGACACGAGAGCAGAAGGAGGCTGAATTGATCCCCAAGATGCAGGAAGCTGTGAATTACGGTCTGAGAGTTCTGGAGTCGGCTTTTGAGCATCTGGACATCAAAGCAGGAAACTCTGACTCGGAGGATGAGGAGGTCACTGACAGAGTGGAAGCCATCTTGGAGCCCAAA GATCTTTATGTGGACAGGCCACTTCCATATCTAATTGGGTCCCAGGCCTTCATGGAACAAGATGATGTTGGACTTGGTGACCTCTCAAGTGATG AAATGTCAgttgacagtgacagagacagcGTGATTGAGAGCGAAGATGGCAAAGAAGAAGTT CATTCAGAAGATGAATTCaatcaggaggaggaggcaagTCACAATAATATTAAGAAG AAGTCATCCATGCTGAGTtatgaggatgatgaagaggagcaAGATGAGGATTCTGACATATTTGGAGAATCAGATAAGGACGATGAGGATGATGACTCAAAG AACACAGGTTCATCATCCTTTGTCAATGAGCTGGCAGCCCGAATCAAAGCTGAACCAGTGAGCAAACCAGAGGGGGATAGTGCAT CATTGACATCTAAGAAGAAAAGTAAAGGCAGGAAAGCACCAAAGCCTGCAAAGCCACAGG CATCTGAAGAAGacagcgatgacatgtttaagCCTCCAAAGATGGATGACGATGACTTTTCCCCATTTGGAGGGACAAGTGGCCTCTTCAGTGGAGGGAAAGGCCTGTTTGACGATGACGATGAG GGTGATCTTTTCTCTGATGCACCAAAACCTCCCATGCCTGCcgagaaaaaaacacagaatgaaagCACAAAAAGTGCAGCTCAAACTTCTG AAAAACCAGGAAAGAAGATTCCAGCAGGTGCTGTTTCAATATTCCCAG ATAACAGCCTGTTCACTTCAGGGAATGACTCTGATTCAGTGGAGAGCAAGGAGAATGAAGCTCCAGCTCCCAGCACCAGTGCTGCCTTCAAACAGGTTCCTAGAGGAGCTGGTGTTGGTGGAGGAGGGGGTCtgtttgatgatgatgaggatgatgactTCTTTACTGATAAAGGGTTGAAAAAGTCTGATTCTG ctggaACAGAGAAAGCCAAACCCAAGAAGGCTATTGATCTTtttgaggaagaggatgaggatggtGATATATTTGGTGAAAAGTACAGCGTGCCAACTCAGAGCAAGAAGAAGGAAGTGGAAGAGCAAGGCAAACCACCTGACAACAAG AATGGACGTGCTCCAGATGTTGGAAAAGCTCCCGTCAAGCAGACTCAGAAACCCCAGACCAGAGGCCTCTTCTCTGATGATGAAGATTCACAA GTATTTCCAACCATACCTAAGAGCCAGTCTAAACCTGAACCTACAAACCAGAGCAAAACCAGCAAAGCCCCTTTGTCATTATTtgatgatgaggaagaagag GATTTGTTTGCATCTGCAGCTAAATCTAAACCAAAACCTAATCAAGCTAAAGCCTCCACACCACAACCCAGTAAAGCTGTGTCCAGCTCCCTTTTCAGCGATGATGAG GACCAGTGGATGACAACTGCAACAAAGGCAGAGACCAAGACAGGAGGGATGAAGACTAGTGTCAGTGCCCCTTCCAGTCTTCCCAGtgccaaaacagcacaaaagagCAGCCTCtttaatgatgataatgatgctgatgatgatgatgatgatgatgatgatgatgatgacctGTTTGGTCCAACAACAGAGACAAG CCAGAAGAAGCCTCAGAGAGTTGCTCTCCTGTTTGAAGATgagggtgatgatgatgatgataaaggaTCTCTCTTTGGGAtcaaatctgctgtcaaaacaaaTAGTCTAGCCCCACCTGCTAAA ACACCTGCTGTGCCCTCTCAGTTAAAAAAATCAGAGGAGGCTGCAGTTTCTATGACAGTGGCAGATAATAAGCCTTTGGTGCAGACGAAGCCATCGGCAAACACCGCTGAGCCGCTCCCAACATCCCCTTTGCCAGAGAACAGCGAAAGTAGAAAGAAGCCTGCTGGAGCCGTCAGCCTCTTTGGAGGCATAAATGTCCTTGCCAGCAAGCAGACAAAGAGCCCGCTGGATGAAGACAACAATGACGACAACTTCCTCTCTAAGGACACCCCACCACCAAATGTCAAGAAGATggagaagaaggaagaaaaagtcaaaacaaacactgttagCCTGTTTGATGATAAGGAGGAAGATGAATCAGATTGGACTGAATCAGTACCCACACCCAGTAAATCCACTGCCAGAGACACACAGAAG tCCACAGAGGAGCGAACGCGGGCAAAGAGCACAGGTGTGTTCCAGGATGAGGAGCTGCTGTTCAGTCAGACTCAGCAGAAGGACAATGACCCAGATGTTGATCTCTTTGCCACCTCAGGGAATGCTGCG AGCTCCAAGCTCAGCTCAGTGAAGCCAGCAGCACAGAGTctgtttgcagatgatgatgaagatgaccTCTTCACCTCAGTCAAGCCAAAAGCCCCCCCTCCG AAAGTAGCAGAGAAGCCTAGTAAACCTACTGACAGAGCACCGCTTGCAAGTCCAGAACCTGTATCAGAGACTCAG AAACCTGCAACAAGCCCTGTAAAACCTAAAGATTCTTCATCAAGGATTGGGAAACTTCAA GCAAACCTGATGATCAACCCAGCTGCGTTGCTCCCTGGCGCTGTCCCCAGTATGTCAGGGGCCATAAGTGCACCCCCTGGCATGGCCCCTAGTTCTTCCTCAGGGGTGTCCAGCTCCAGCTTGAGCCCCAGTCCTGCCACAAGTCCTTTAGGAGcccagacagacagtgagagggGTGTGAGCTTTGACACCCCATTCCAGGTTACAACACTGCAGAGCGCAAACAAG AGTCGTGCCAAAGGTTCTGCACATCGGAGACCCCAGTCCAGATCTGCAAGACAGCATGCTGCCCAAAGATCTGTAGAGGGCAAGGAAGAGACCGTGGATGGGGATGTTTCTGGGCTGAACCCCggtctgtctggtttagttTTACCTCCACCTGAGAAGTCCAGCCAGATGTTTTCCAGTCAGTCACTGCTTAACTCAGCTGCACCCACAGCCTCGCCTCTAAAGACCCCTTCTCAACCTTCACTTTCTGAAGTCTCCCCGAGACCCTCTGTCATGACACTGCCAGTTTCTACAGATGCTGAAAAGAAAGACTCTAGTAAGGACATCCTGAGAACCAAGATGCTGCCATCTTCTGATGAGGATGACCTTTTCGGATCTGACGGTCTGTTTGGGGCCACCTCAGTCACTAACACATCCTCCACCAAACAGACTACCAAGACCACACAACCTCAGGCCAGTAGCGGGGTGGGactgaagaaagacaaagacaaaagcacACTATCCATTTTTGATGATAACACTGATGACCTTTTCCAAAAGGTCAAGCCAAGGTCAACTAAGAAAGCAAAGGCCTCACCCTTTTTGGAAGgggatgatgatgacgatgaggACATCTTTGGAGTGAGCAACAACTCTACTCCCTCTTCCACAAGTAGTAAAGAAATCAGGAACAGCAGTAGTTTTTCAAAGCAGGACATCTTCCAG GATGAAGTAGCCACTGTGCCTAAAGTTCACAAGAAGCACAAAGAGAAGACCATTGATGCCAGCTTGTTCGATGATGACATAGACATTTTTGCTGACCTGACAGAcactttaaaatcaaaacagaagTCCAAGACAAAAGGAGAGACCAAGTCAATATTTGATGATGACATGG ATGACATTTTCTCATCAAGCACAGTGAAACCGGTGGCCAAGGCTACCCataaatcaaagaaaacacCGTTGTCCCAGGAGACCAGTACTGCAGCAGATTTAAGCAACATATTTGATGATCCACTGAATGCTCTTGGTGGGAACTGA